The Candidatus Neomarinimicrobiota bacterium genome contains a region encoding:
- a CDS encoding cysteine--tRNA ligase has translation MSISFYNSATRRKETFVPLEKGKVKLYTCGPTVYDDAHIGNFRTFLFEDFLKRFLILRGFNVTHIMNLTDVDDKTINRANEEGIGLKTLTEKFINNFFRDSELLNMLPADEYPAATDHIPIMIGLIQLLLNNNHAYTTDDGSVYFSIKSFKDYGKLARLDLTGQTQTNRVSTDDYSKDSLQDFALWKSWKKEDGDVHWDSPWGKGRPGWHIECSAMSMHYLGNHFDIHCGGTDNIFPHHENELAQSVAGNGSDFVNVWMHSEHLLVDGGKMSKSLGNFYRLKDLIGKGIYPEAIRLALLTGHYRSRLNFTLKKVAESKKTISRVMDFKDRLDSLNRQGDFTNAELPIEFDSFVLALDNDLNISEALAVFFEWIRKINTKLNDGNISAEEITSGLYFLDRFNFLFQIFCDEDDVPEEIMDLVTQREKSRNSENWKESDRIRDVLSHKGWLVEDTTTGTKIKKL, from the coding sequence ATGAGCATTTCATTTTATAATTCAGCTACTCGTCGGAAGGAAACATTTGTTCCCTTAGAAAAAGGAAAAGTAAAGCTATACACTTGTGGTCCCACTGTCTATGATGACGCACATATTGGGAATTTTCGCACATTTTTGTTTGAGGATTTTTTGAAACGTTTTTTGATACTTCGCGGATTTAACGTTACTCACATAATGAATTTGACGGATGTAGATGATAAAACTATCAACAGGGCAAATGAAGAGGGGATAGGTTTAAAGACACTTACCGAAAAATTTATTAACAATTTCTTTCGAGATTCAGAACTTCTCAATATGTTACCGGCAGATGAATATCCGGCTGCAACAGATCATATTCCAATTATGATTGGCCTGATTCAATTACTGCTAAATAATAACCATGCTTATACCACGGATGATGGGTCAGTTTATTTTTCAATAAAGTCATTTAAGGATTACGGAAAATTGGCTCGTTTAGATTTGACTGGGCAGACCCAAACGAATCGCGTATCAACGGATGATTATTCAAAGGATAGCCTACAAGATTTTGCATTGTGGAAGTCATGGAAAAAAGAAGATGGCGATGTTCATTGGGATTCTCCGTGGGGGAAAGGTCGTCCCGGGTGGCATATTGAATGTTCTGCCATGTCTATGCATTACCTAGGCAATCATTTTGATATTCATTGTGGGGGAACTGACAATATATTTCCTCATCATGAAAATGAATTGGCTCAATCTGTTGCCGGGAATGGATCTGATTTTGTCAATGTTTGGATGCATTCAGAGCATTTATTGGTGGATGGTGGAAAAATGAGTAAATCGTTAGGAAATTTTTATCGATTAAAGGATCTTATAGGAAAAGGAATATATCCAGAAGCAATTCGATTGGCTTTACTCACCGGTCATTATAGATCACGGCTAAATTTTACCTTGAAAAAAGTGGCGGAATCGAAAAAAACTATTTCAAGAGTAATGGATTTTAAGGATCGGCTTGACTCTTTAAATCGTCAGGGAGATTTTACCAATGCAGAATTACCCATTGAATTCGATTCATTTGTTTTAGCTTTGGATAACGATCTAAATATATCAGAAGCACTTGCAGTTTTCTTTGAATGGATCAGGAAAATAAATACTAAATTAAATGATGGGAATATTTCAGCTGAGGAAATAACATCCGGACTGTATTTTTTAGATAGATTTAATTTTCTCTTTCAGATTTTTTGTGACGAGGATGATGTTCCTGAGGAAATAATGGATTTGGTTACTCAAAGAGAAAAATCTAGAAATAGTGAAAATTGGAAAGAGTCTGATCGGATCCGAGATGTATTGTCTCATAAAGGATGGCTTGTGGAAGACACTACGACCGGAACAAAAATAAAGAAACTTTAA